A region from the Schistocerca serialis cubense isolate TAMUIC-IGC-003099 chromosome 1, iqSchSeri2.2, whole genome shotgun sequence genome encodes:
- the LOC126459890 gene encoding 28S ribosomal protein S2, mitochondrial, protein MVPMRRLWAFVVANNRRSFTSQALPKTLVSVSVEENKPQLSPLEHPDYFHVHDLFTVRDLFNARVHLGHKEGSLDERMKPFIFGSRLGHLIFDLDITAYHLRQALNFAAHVAYRDGIILFICRGAQNAHLVERTAKECKEFAHTRFWRGGVLTNSTFQFGAVTRLPDLCIFLNTLNNILTEHTAVRDCAKMTIPTIGIVDTNCNPNLITYPVPGNDDTPCAMKLYCKLFKEAILRGKKAREDHLKGTV, encoded by the exons ATGGTACCGATGAGGAGGTTATGGGCATTTGtgg tggCCAACAATCGACGCAGTTTTACTTCCCAAGCTTTGCCGAAGACATTGGTTAGTGTTAGTGTAGAGGAGAATAAACCTCAACTTTCACCACTGGAACATCCAGATTACTTTCATGTACATGATTTGTTTACCGTGCGCGATTTATTTAATGCTAGGGTGCATCTCGGCCACAAAGAAGGATCCTTGGACGAAAGAATGAAGCCATTCATTTTCGGATCACGACTTGGGCATCTTATTTTTGACCTGGACATTACTGCCTACCATCTACGTCAAGCACTGAACTTCGCAGCTCATGTGGCCTACAGAGATGGCATCATTTTATTCATTTGTCGTGGGGCACAGAATGCTCATCTAGTGGAACGAACAGCAAAGGAGTGCAAAGAGTTCGCTCATACGCGATTTTGGAGAGGTGGTGTTCTAACAAATTCAACCTTTCAGTTTGGTGCTGTTACTCGTTTACCTGATTTGTGTATTTTCCTGAACACACTGAACAATATTCTCACCGAGCACACAGCAGTTAGAGATTGCGCCAAAATGACTATCCCGACGATTGGTATTGTGGACACAAATTGTAACCCAAATTTGATTACATATCCAGTGCCAGGAAATGATGACACCCCCTGTGCAATGAAATTATACTGCAAATTATTTAAAGAAGCGATTTTAAGAGGAAAAAAGGCAAGGGAGGACCACCTAAAAGGGACAGTCTGA